From a region of the Rhipicephalus microplus isolate Deutch F79 chromosome X, USDA_Rmic, whole genome shotgun sequence genome:
- the LOC119161599 gene encoding oligosaccharyltransferase complex subunit ostc-A has translation MSAGESVFVYTMEFLYSLPFCVLEIPNLKLKKPTWFHQPSPMVVYSLVLFSYFLVCGGIIYDVIVEPPSIGSTVDEHGHSKPVAFMPYRVNGQYIMEGLASSFLFTIGGLGFVILDQTHNPSTPRLNRILLMSTGFICILVSFFTCYVFMRIKLPGYLHA, from the exons ATGTCAGCCGGCGAATCTGTTTTCGTGTACACGATGGAGTTTTTGTACAGCCTCCCCTTTTGCGTACTTGAAATTCCGAATTTGAAATTAAAGAAGCCGACATGGTTCCACCAACCATCGCCGATGGTTGTCTACTCACTGGTGCTCTTCTCATATTTCCTAGTTTGCGGAG GTATAATATACGACGTTATTGTTGAGCCACCAAGCATCGGATCTACAGTGGATGAGCATGGTCACAGCAAACCT gtgGCTTTTATGCCGTATCGGGTGAATGGCCAGTACATCATGGAAGGTCTGGCTTCCAGCTTCCTCTTCACCATTGGTGGTCTTGGTTTTGTTATCCTTGACCAAACCCACAACCCTAGCACTCCAAGATTGAACCGCATTCTTTTAATGAGCACTGGCTTCATCTGCATCCTGGTGTCCTTCTTCACTTGCTACGTCTTCATGCGCATCAAGCTTCC TGGATACTTACATGCCTGA